From the genome of Sander lucioperca isolate FBNREF2018 chromosome 1, SLUC_FBN_1.2, whole genome shotgun sequence, one region includes:
- the LOC118496071 gene encoding DAZ-associated protein 1-like, which yields MVPFSVPLHLVSLSCGLVRGEVSVSIGPQLPVEGVHMILGNDLAGDKVWAVGVPNVVKPPVSSSVVAPSARPQGSDNIFPKPLVVEGHNVDLKRAIAWDVANNPDILANVKKVFVGGVRNHIKADNLTKYFSEFGVVEKAVIISDKQTGRKRGFGFVFKDTDSVTKAMLTKYHVINGNKVEVKKALARQEVSTGGCKRGRRKGIHGYGRGYGGYDEGGYPNQRLMRWSLFLQPYDLDIRHIKGVDQWNWRTVLRLRVISYAYVCSCSTQGCWILETFLALNCSCNTQGCWILETDGLQWGK from the coding sequence aTGGTTCCATTCTCTGTTCCTTTGCACTTAGTATCTCTTAGTTGTGGTCTTGTCCGGGGGGAGGTGTCAGTCAGCATCGGGCCTCAGTTGCCTGTTGAGGGTGTTCATATGATTTTGGGGAATGATTTGGCTGGGGATAAAGTGTGGGCTGTCGGAGTGCCTAATGTCGTGAAGCCGCCAGTTAGTTCCTCAGTTGTAGCACCCTCAGCGAGGCCACAGGGCTCTGATAACATTTTTCCTAAGCCACTTGTCGTCGAAGGCCACAACGTGGATTTGAAAAGGGCCATAGCATGGGACGTTGCTAATAACCCTGACATCCTTGCCAACGTTAAGAAAGTTTTTGTCGGCGGTGTGAGAAACCACATCAAGGCGGACAACCTGACCAAGTACTTCTCTGAGTTCGGTGTGGTGGAGAAGGCTGTGATCATCTCTGACAAACAGACCGGCAGGAAGAGGGGCTTTGGCTTTGTCTTCAAGGACACTGACTCCGTCACCAAAGCGATGCTGACAAAGTACCACGTCATCAATGGGAACAAGGTGGAGGTGAAGAAAGCTCTGGCAAGGCAGGAGGTGTCCACCGGTGGCTGCAAAAGAGGTCGAAGAAAGGGGATTCATGGTTATGGTAGAGGATATGGGGGATACGATGAGGGAGGATATCCCAACCAGAGACTGATGAGGTGGTCGTTGTTCTTGCAGCCGTATGATTTGGATATTCGTCATATCAAAGGGGTTGACCAATGGAACTGGCGCACTGTCTTGCGCCTGCGAGTTATCTCCTATGCCTATGTCTGCTCCTGTAGTACCCAGGGTTGCTGGATCTTGGAGACCTTCCTTGCCTTAAATTGCTCCTGTAATACCCAGGGTTGCTGGATCTTGGAGACAGATGGACTGCAATGGGGGAAGTAA